Proteins found in one Sporosarcina jeotgali genomic segment:
- a CDS encoding acyl-CoA dehydrogenase family protein: MDFTFTEKEEKFRGELRGWLEVNLPKGWLQGDRKLPEDNEHYSKSLRDWQRTLYEGGWAAISWPKEYGGRDATLMEEIIYHQEMVRVKSPPLVNYIGIHMVAPTLMQMGTDAQKDEFIGKILTGEQVWSQGYSEPGAGSDLTALQTTAVKKDGKWVINGQKVWTSFAHLADRCFLLTKTSQSEKKHEGITVFLLDMDQEGVETRPIVQMDGHQEFNEVYLTDAIATDEDIVGEEGKGWAVLIALMLHERSGIAAQVFTLEQQFDSVIEMAKTIRVNGTPLIEDPFVEDGLADLHARINGAKLNYYRNITHTLKNGKPGAESSLDKLLVSELTKEVFDFAMTIQGHAGVLTHDDALFDGEMQRQYLASFGATIGGGTSEVQRNTIGERILGLPKDLGR, encoded by the coding sequence ATGGACTTTACATTTACGGAAAAAGAGGAGAAGTTTCGCGGGGAACTGCGTGGCTGGCTTGAGGTGAACTTGCCGAAAGGTTGGCTGCAAGGTGATCGGAAACTTCCTGAAGACAATGAACACTACTCAAAATCCCTCCGCGATTGGCAGCGAACATTATATGAAGGCGGCTGGGCAGCGATTTCGTGGCCGAAAGAATATGGCGGGCGTGATGCGACGCTCATGGAAGAAATCATTTATCACCAAGAAATGGTTCGCGTCAAGTCCCCTCCCCTTGTGAACTATATCGGGATTCACATGGTCGCACCGACCCTTATGCAAATGGGAACGGATGCGCAGAAGGATGAATTCATCGGAAAAATCTTAACGGGTGAGCAAGTTTGGAGCCAAGGGTATTCAGAACCGGGTGCCGGATCTGACCTGACGGCACTCCAAACAACCGCTGTGAAGAAAGATGGCAAATGGGTCATTAACGGACAAAAGGTTTGGACGAGTTTTGCGCATCTGGCAGACCGTTGTTTCCTACTCACGAAAACCAGCCAATCGGAAAAGAAACATGAAGGCATTACGGTGTTCCTGCTCGATATGGACCAGGAAGGCGTGGAGACTCGCCCGATCGTTCAAATGGATGGGCATCAGGAATTCAATGAAGTCTATTTGACCGATGCCATAGCGACTGACGAGGACATCGTCGGTGAAGAAGGCAAAGGATGGGCTGTCCTGATCGCGCTTATGCTGCATGAACGTTCTGGGATTGCGGCGCAAGTGTTTACGCTGGAGCAACAGTTCGACAGTGTCATTGAAATGGCGAAAACGATCCGTGTGAATGGCACTCCTCTTATCGAAGATCCATTTGTAGAAGACGGACTCGCTGACTTACACGCCCGCATTAACGGCGCGAAGCTGAATTATTATCGAAATATTACCCATACACTCAAAAACGGCAAGCCAGGGGCTGAAAGTTCGTTGGATAAACTCCTGGTGAGCGAGTTGACGAAAGAAGTTTTCGACTTTGCGATGACAATTCAAGGTCATGCAGGCGTACTAACCCATGACGACGCGTTGTTTGACGGAGAGATGCAGCGACAATATCTGGCATCATTCGGCGCAACAATCGGCGGCGGCACAAGTGAAGTGCAGCGCAACACGATTGGCGAACGCATTCTTGGATTGCCAAAAGACTTAGGACGATAA
- a CDS encoding Zn-ribbon domain-containing OB-fold protein produces MTKQTAYEKPIPLKTLDNHEYWDAADRHELKLQKCAECSSFIHPPGPACPTCGSPETEWELLGSDISATVYSYIVSYRPFLPGFQHELPTVITVAALDAAPDVKIMANIIGCDPADVEIGVPLKMTWVDVTDDRALPQWMLARK; encoded by the coding sequence ATGACTAAACAGACTGCATATGAAAAGCCGATTCCATTGAAAACCTTGGATAATCATGAGTATTGGGACGCCGCGGATCGACATGAGTTGAAGTTGCAAAAGTGTGCTGAGTGCAGCTCGTTCATTCATCCCCCTGGGCCGGCTTGTCCGACTTGTGGAAGTCCGGAAACGGAGTGGGAGTTGTTAGGTTCGGATATTTCAGCGACGGTGTATTCGTATATTGTGTCGTACCGACCGTTTTTACCGGGGTTCCAGCATGAGTTGCCGACTGTGATTACGGTTGCTGCCCTGGATGCTGCGCCTGATGTGAAGATTATGGCGAATATTATTGGGTGTGATCCGGCGGATGTTGAGATTGGCGTGCCATTGAAGATGACGTGGGTAGATGTTACGGATGACCGCGCGTTGCCGCAGTGGATGCTGGCTCGGAAATAA
- a CDS encoding thiolase C-terminal domain-containing protein, with protein MSTYSNQCAIVGVGENQRSRKSGTTPLHMALTAARNALTDAGLEAKDLDGIMNYSTGGDSCPSHELATYLGCHPKYVKDISGGGSSTELLIADAVALIEAGMLETVLIYRSMNGSSGDKVGRGYDPDMLQSMLPGGSFIMPYGSASPTQWFGMFANRHMHETGITKEHLGHVCISFYEHAQRNPNAFLNGKPLDMETYLATPDISMPFNIHDCCVELDEANAIIVTSASNAKNCKSKPVFIAGMAPRTTHSHVHYWTQVDEVAADHAAADLYKSAGVKPEDIQVASIYDCFSWVVMRQLEAYGFAKRGEVGDFVAAGNLKMGGSLPSNTAGGMLSEGYTHGMNNVLELVRQLRHDYKGTDRQVKDCELGISTGWAGPDIAGAMILRN; from the coding sequence ATGTCAACTTATTCAAATCAATGCGCAATCGTCGGTGTCGGCGAAAATCAGCGCTCCCGAAAATCAGGTACGACTCCCCTTCATATGGCGCTCACTGCGGCCCGAAATGCACTCACTGACGCGGGGTTAGAAGCAAAAGATCTCGATGGAATTATGAATTATTCCACTGGCGGAGATTCGTGTCCTTCACATGAACTCGCTACGTACCTGGGTTGTCACCCGAAGTATGTAAAAGACATTAGCGGCGGCGGCAGCAGTACGGAATTGCTGATTGCAGACGCGGTTGCATTAATTGAAGCAGGCATGTTAGAAACCGTCCTGATTTATCGCTCGATGAATGGAAGTTCGGGTGACAAAGTAGGACGCGGATATGACCCGGATATGCTTCAATCCATGCTCCCGGGCGGAAGTTTCATCATGCCGTATGGTTCCGCCAGTCCTACGCAATGGTTCGGGATGTTCGCGAATCGTCATATGCATGAAACCGGAATTACGAAAGAGCACTTAGGACATGTTTGTATCAGCTTCTACGAGCATGCACAACGCAATCCGAATGCATTTTTGAATGGAAAACCACTGGATATGGAAACGTATCTCGCAACGCCTGACATCAGTATGCCATTCAATATCCATGACTGCTGCGTGGAGTTGGATGAAGCGAATGCAATCATTGTAACTTCTGCGTCGAACGCGAAAAATTGTAAGTCTAAGCCTGTTTTCATTGCCGGCATGGCTCCGCGGACGACACATTCACATGTTCATTACTGGACGCAAGTGGACGAAGTTGCGGCTGATCACGCAGCAGCAGATCTGTACAAGTCCGCAGGCGTAAAACCCGAAGATATCCAAGTGGCTTCGATCTACGACTGCTTCAGCTGGGTCGTGATGCGCCAGCTTGAAGCGTATGGGTTTGCGAAACGCGGTGAAGTCGGTGATTTCGTTGCAGCCGGCAATTTAAAAATGGGTGGAAGTCTTCCTTCCAATACTGCGGGCGGCATGCTCTCTGAAGGCTATACACATGGCATGAACAACGTACTAGAGCTTGTCCGTCAATTACGGCATGACTATAAAGGTACAGATCGCCAAGTGAAGGATTGTGAGCTCGGAATTTCTACGGGCTGGGCCGGTCCTGATATCGCAGGTGCGATGATTTTACGAAACTAA
- a CDS encoding MaoC/PaaZ C-terminal domain-containing protein, with translation MKAITKIPFSELHVEMQLPPLTKPPVTREQLVQYAQASGDLNPLHTDDEFAKSIGMDGVIAHGMLIMGFLGQYVQELAGTESVVSNFNMRFGAMTKPGDVITCSGVVKQLTESHGERIAVLELIAEKAPGEKVGTGSAALTCKIEHD, from the coding sequence ATGAAAGCGATTACAAAAATTCCTTTTTCTGAGCTGCACGTGGAGATGCAGCTTCCACCGCTTACGAAACCGCCTGTAACACGTGAACAACTTGTCCAGTATGCGCAAGCCTCCGGCGATTTGAATCCTCTCCATACAGATGATGAATTTGCGAAAAGCATCGGCATGGATGGTGTCATCGCACACGGCATGCTCATTATGGGGTTCCTTGGACAATACGTGCAGGAACTAGCTGGGACTGAATCTGTTGTCAGCAACTTTAATATGCGTTTTGGGGCTATGACAAAACCAGGGGATGTAATTACGTGCAGCGGTGTTGTGAAACAACTTACTGAATCTCATGGCGAGCGCATAGCTGTCCTTGAATTGATTGCAGAAAAAGCTCCTGGTGAAAAGGTTGGAACTGGATCTGCAGCACTTACTTGTAAAATCGAGCACGACTGA
- a CDS encoding MaoC family dehydratase N-terminal domain-containing protein has product MDLDKSMIGISSNPYIAEIDREHVTRFAQAIGDENPLYFDETYANDTAYKGVSVPPTFLVALGSSVELPLKLDFKRMLHGEQEFIYHQPVRIGDRLECTMAVTDVYDRVGKSGTMQFLVLDTEMKKEDGVLAAVARNTIIYRPAQKGGN; this is encoded by the coding sequence ATGGATTTAGATAAAAGCATGATTGGAATATCCAGCAACCCTTATATTGCTGAAATCGACCGGGAGCATGTGACTCGCTTTGCGCAGGCAATCGGTGATGAGAATCCCCTTTATTTCGATGAAACCTATGCGAATGATACGGCTTATAAAGGCGTATCCGTGCCGCCCACATTTTTGGTTGCACTTGGCAGCAGCGTCGAGTTACCGCTAAAGCTGGATTTCAAACGGATGCTGCACGGTGAACAGGAATTCATCTACCACCAGCCTGTCCGCATTGGAGATCGCCTTGAATGCACGATGGCTGTGACTGACGTGTACGATCGCGTCGGGAAAAGCGGGACGATGCAGTTTCTTGTGCTCGATACGGAAATGAAAAAAGAAGATGGCGTTCTCGCGGCAGTCGCGCGCAACACGATTATCTACAGACCCGCACAAAAGGGGGGCAATTGA
- a CDS encoding helix-turn-helix domain-containing protein, with protein MSLPIEALLERIGITVPYSVWIVKDELQQFYPLVNTGDMMPPKTKRTNKRPIEVIQDAGRSVVQFTYSQEYRVVLLVEGDTDLNEIELEMIFDFLHKGYSEYADETGRAKLARIVDSIRYTTASLDLEEVFSHILTHTLDVITNADYGTLWLYDELREKIICKASEGYRFEEIQLMEFELGEGPVGYAFERGTPVIITDPKDFHYEKVKRISPENKKRWGRRVEDITNIRSVIAYPIVVDDRIECVMYLGQINSEQLLTERDLWLLQIFTTQVGIAIRNAKQFASIRELNEKLVQRDAIHATLTELSVRNMGTEKMIDELSKMAGQPLVFADLLINEMIPSTAKLPQGISYKNLLEKIQLEGISKTIILTETGDVVLYPIRSGSVVLGCLISASSKKLERIGELAIEQGSVLLALERVQKQNVLAFYYKTQRELFDELLHAANPDVLKEKVEALGIRNMEGFAVAMLQVTGCSDPQQLEAHVFRLIAELRSSASGFIQTIFGWQNKVIVVAGVTGLSELSFFEKKLEELVVNRSKEDSEYALHGGIGSLVQEPRQIEQSYREAEIALTNPIAGQRNHHLVRYTDIGISRLFTSRNTEEVNKFITDIFDPLRDADRSDGTLEQTLLTFFASNRSAGEAANKLHIHINTLYQRLKKIEETLDLSLKNTDDALQLQLACYLRQRA; from the coding sequence ATGTCATTACCCATTGAAGCTTTATTAGAACGGATCGGAATCACTGTTCCTTATTCGGTTTGGATTGTGAAAGACGAGCTTCAGCAATTTTATCCACTCGTCAACACGGGCGACATGATGCCTCCGAAAACGAAAAGGACAAATAAGAGACCGATTGAAGTCATACAAGATGCAGGAAGAAGTGTTGTTCAATTCACTTACTCACAAGAATATCGTGTCGTCTTATTAGTAGAAGGAGATACCGATTTAAATGAAATCGAACTGGAGATGATCTTCGACTTTTTGCACAAAGGCTATTCGGAGTATGCGGATGAAACCGGACGTGCTAAGCTAGCGCGAATTGTCGACAGCATTCGCTACACGACAGCTTCACTGGACTTGGAGGAAGTCTTTTCGCACATTTTGACACATACACTCGATGTTATTACGAATGCCGATTATGGAACGCTTTGGCTGTACGATGAACTTCGTGAGAAAATCATCTGTAAAGCCTCGGAAGGATATCGATTCGAAGAAATTCAACTAATGGAATTTGAATTGGGAGAAGGTCCGGTGGGGTATGCATTTGAAAGGGGAACCCCAGTTATAATTACGGATCCGAAAGACTTTCATTACGAAAAAGTTAAACGTATTTCTCCCGAAAACAAGAAACGCTGGGGGAGAAGAGTCGAGGATATTACCAATATTAGATCGGTCATTGCCTATCCGATTGTAGTGGACGACCGTATTGAATGTGTCATGTATTTAGGGCAGATCAATTCAGAACAACTCCTGACTGAACGGGATTTGTGGCTGTTGCAAATCTTTACGACACAGGTCGGAATCGCAATCCGAAATGCTAAGCAGTTCGCCAGCATTCGGGAATTAAATGAGAAATTAGTACAGCGGGATGCCATTCACGCAACACTTACCGAGTTATCGGTGCGAAATATGGGAACGGAGAAAATGATTGATGAGTTAAGCAAAATGGCGGGACAGCCCTTGGTATTCGCAGATTTATTGATTAACGAAATGATCCCTTCAACTGCTAAGCTGCCGCAGGGAATATCCTACAAAAATCTGCTTGAGAAGATTCAGCTAGAAGGAATATCAAAGACCATTATTCTTACAGAGACGGGGGATGTCGTTTTGTACCCGATTCGGTCGGGATCTGTTGTTCTCGGCTGTCTTATTTCCGCATCTTCGAAAAAGCTGGAGCGGATTGGCGAGTTAGCAATTGAGCAAGGAAGTGTGCTGCTTGCACTGGAGCGGGTTCAAAAGCAAAATGTATTAGCGTTTTACTACAAAACCCAGAGGGAACTGTTTGATGAATTGCTGCATGCAGCGAATCCTGACGTCTTGAAAGAGAAAGTGGAAGCGCTTGGCATTCGGAATATGGAAGGATTTGCGGTCGCGATGCTTCAAGTGACTGGATGCTCGGATCCCCAGCAGCTAGAAGCACACGTATTCAGATTGATTGCGGAACTGCGTTCATCAGCCAGCGGATTCATACAAACGATATTCGGTTGGCAAAACAAAGTGATTGTGGTCGCGGGAGTGACTGGACTATCGGAGTTGTCATTTTTTGAGAAGAAGCTGGAGGAGTTAGTGGTCAACCGGTCAAAGGAAGATTCGGAGTACGCGCTTCACGGTGGCATTGGTTCACTCGTTCAAGAGCCGCGTCAAATCGAACAATCGTATCGAGAAGCAGAAATCGCATTGACCAATCCAATTGCAGGGCAGCGAAATCATCATCTTGTTCGTTATACCGATATCGGCATTAGCCGATTGTTTACGAGCCGCAATACAGAAGAAGTGAATAAATTTATAACCGATATATTTGATCCGCTGCGTGATGCGGATCGCTCAGACGGGACATTGGAACAAACGCTTCTTACATTCTTTGCAAGTAATCGCTCAGCAGGAGAAGCCGCTAATAAGCTTCACATACACATCAATACGTTGTACCAGCGATTGAAAAAGATTGAAGAAACACTGGACCTTTCTTTGAAAAATACAGACGATGCCCTTCAGCTGCAGCTTGCCTGCTACTTGCGTCAAAGGGCGTGA
- a CDS encoding DUF378 domain-containing protein, whose amino-acid sequence MRIVSRIALVLVIIGALNWGLIGLFQFDLVATLFGGQASVLSRIVYTLVGISGIVSLGILFETDDATDPDAEHTRFSNPNYGTEFGDEPDFTELRDDARRRSDDDTML is encoded by the coding sequence ATGCGAATCGTTTCACGAATTGCACTCGTTCTCGTCATCATCGGGGCGTTGAATTGGGGACTCATTGGACTTTTCCAATTTGACTTAGTTGCCACATTGTTCGGCGGTCAAGCTTCGGTGTTATCCAGAATTGTTTACACCTTAGTCGGGATCAGCGGGATTGTCAGTCTCGGGATTTTGTTTGAAACGGATGATGCGACGGACCCTGATGCGGAGCATACAAGGTTCTCCAATCCAAACTACGGGACAGAATTCGGCGATGAACCCGATTTCACAGAACTTCGGGATGATGCGCGACGCCGGTCAGATGATGATACGATGCTTTAA
- a CDS encoding competence protein ComK has product MNCESYLLDSQALALMSHKDDQGSRSKIITLHGIYTSKKSPVQLLNLVCVRNRSTKLRQKRAACEILKFKQKPPFILSEGIGVFPTSSSKHDTCCWIFNHFFTTAEIDKKTTELTFSADIKVIVPASLHIIHQQNGRLHTLLSHSSQSKKELYFEQFLFRNEWQNR; this is encoded by the coding sequence ATGAACTGTGAAAGTTATTTGTTGGATAGCCAAGCTTTGGCACTCATGTCGCACAAAGATGATCAAGGAAGTCGATCCAAAATTATTACGCTGCATGGGATTTACACTTCTAAAAAATCACCTGTGCAACTTCTTAACTTAGTATGTGTCCGTAATCGTTCTACGAAGCTGAGACAAAAACGTGCGGCGTGCGAAATCTTGAAATTCAAGCAAAAACCTCCATTCATTCTATCTGAAGGTATCGGTGTTTTTCCGACCAGCTCCTCTAAACACGATACGTGCTGTTGGATTTTCAATCATTTCTTTACAACCGCGGAAATCGACAAAAAGACGACTGAACTTACGTTTTCCGCTGATATTAAAGTGATCGTGCCAGCTTCACTTCATATCATTCATCAGCAGAACGGCCGCCTGCACACACTGCTTAGTCATTCCTCCCAGTCTAAAAAAGAACTGTACTTTGAACAATTTCTATTTAGAAATGAATGGCAAAATCGTTAA
- a CDS encoding DUF4385 domain-containing protein: protein MAFDYDLDYKSLDLRKHPELYKVGKGEQGVLLVEPYKSEILPFWRFKTPEIAQESADKICELFEAYRENDDFVGMDMARKFIQMGYTRARRYTNYKGGRKYNEDGSVKARQIDEEKAKSAAIFKERWDEIRKDEDYLKRKKAHQKEYG, encoded by the coding sequence ATGGCATTCGACTACGATCTCGACTATAAAAGTCTCGATCTCCGCAAACACCCTGAACTTTATAAAGTTGGTAAAGGGGAGCAAGGCGTGTTGCTTGTGGAGCCTTACAAAAGCGAGATTTTGCCGTTTTGGAGATTTAAGACGCCTGAGATTGCTCAAGAATCTGCGGACAAGATCTGTGAATTGTTTGAGGCCTATCGAGAAAACGACGACTTTGTGGGAATGGATATGGCTCGGAAATTCATCCAAATGGGATATACTCGCGCACGCAGGTATACGAATTATAAAGGCGGACGGAAATATAATGAAGATGGCTCAGTGAAAGCGCGTCAAATTGATGAAGAGAAAGCGAAGTCTGCAGCAATTTTTAAAGAAAGGTGGGATGAAATCAGGAAAGATGAAGACTATTTGAAACGCAAGAAAGCTCATCAGAAAGAGTATGGATGA
- a CDS encoding GntR family transcriptional regulator yields the protein MKIDKTATTPLYAQVEVTLEEKIISGQWDEGYQIPTETELAKSLEVSNITIKRAIMNLVDKGMLIRQRGRGTFVTGQQTEKNIHKSEFIKMDEQVSSAHDLLSSGSHGTYPNVAKRLGKSADAEFVYLERVGYEEGEIVSLEYTYIPQDIWPENEPIINKDVFIYDVLKKTCSVTLKRSKNYFSGAVANEKEVKLLGVRPNTPLFVWERITFSDEGEGVEYSKFVMKQDKEKYYMELELT from the coding sequence ATGAAAATCGATAAAACGGCCACAACTCCTTTATACGCTCAAGTTGAGGTCACCTTGGAAGAAAAGATTATTTCAGGTCAATGGGATGAAGGGTATCAGATCCCGACAGAAACTGAATTGGCCAAATCACTGGAAGTGAGCAACATTACGATTAAACGCGCTATCATGAACCTTGTTGATAAAGGGATGCTGATTCGCCAGCGGGGTCGGGGAACGTTTGTGACCGGGCAGCAGACAGAGAAGAATATTCATAAGTCCGAGTTTATCAAAATGGATGAACAAGTGAGCAGCGCCCATGATTTACTTTCGAGCGGAAGTCATGGAACGTATCCAAATGTTGCGAAAAGGTTAGGGAAATCCGCGGATGCTGAATTTGTTTATTTGGAACGGGTTGGTTATGAAGAAGGTGAGATAGTTTCTTTGGAGTATACCTATATTCCACAAGACATCTGGCCGGAAAACGAGCCGATTATTAACAAAGATGTATTCATATATGATGTGTTGAAAAAGACTTGCAGTGTTACTCTTAAACGATCTAAAAACTACTTTTCTGGTGCAGTTGCAAATGAGAAGGAAGTGAAATTACTTGGAGTCCGTCCGAATACCCCTCTATTTGTATGGGAGCGAATTACGTTTTCAGATGAAGGGGAGGGTGTTGAATACTCTAAATTCGTCATGAAACAGGACAAAGAGAAGTATTACATGGAACTGGAACTCACATAA
- a CDS encoding YfcC family protein: MKPPTTTALLMFMIVLVAMLTYVIPAGQFDRAMDEKTGRELIVADSFSYTEQSPVGIGGILSSVFGGIVGAAEIIAFVLIVGGVFGVIVKSGAINAALARLIHRLKGRESIFIIIAMTAFAIGGATFGMAEETLPFVAIVLAATIAMGYDRIIAVSIVVVGVYAGYSAGPLNPFNVGIAQGIAELPLFSGIGLRSVMMVGGLIIAIHHTLRYAKKVKMDPKTSLLVNEKEIEADSSLLDDLTMTRRHKWIMAVLGLSLVALVFGVLKYGWYLGEISALMLLMGIVIGMIAFKGSFNQFTDEFMKGAAEMTAAALIIGLSRAILVVMEEGQIIDTLVYAVSVPLGSLHSVFAAWGMYLSQGLINFIIPSSTGQAAVVMPIMSSISDVIGINRQIAVQAFQSGDGYWNMITPTHPVLMAALGIAAVSFGKWIRFAGPLVFKWTIWTMIILAVGVWIDWGPF, from the coding sequence GTGAAACCGCCTACTACCACAGCATTGCTAATGTTCATGATTGTACTTGTGGCGATGCTTACGTATGTCATCCCTGCAGGTCAATTTGATCGTGCAATGGATGAAAAAACTGGACGGGAATTGATTGTTGCAGACAGTTTCAGCTATACAGAGCAATCACCCGTTGGAATTGGGGGAATTCTTTCATCAGTATTTGGCGGGATTGTCGGGGCTGCTGAAATTATTGCATTTGTGCTAATCGTTGGCGGGGTTTTTGGAGTAATTGTAAAAAGCGGTGCCATTAATGCGGCACTGGCCAGACTTATTCATCGATTAAAAGGCAGAGAATCCATTTTTATCATCATTGCGATGACAGCTTTTGCAATCGGCGGGGCGACGTTCGGGATGGCGGAAGAGACGCTGCCTTTTGTTGCAATTGTGCTGGCTGCGACAATCGCAATGGGGTATGACCGAATCATTGCCGTTTCAATTGTTGTGGTAGGAGTGTATGCAGGTTACTCGGCAGGACCGTTGAATCCGTTCAACGTAGGGATAGCCCAAGGAATTGCCGAGCTTCCTTTGTTTTCAGGAATCGGATTGCGTTCAGTAATGATGGTCGGAGGGTTGATCATCGCGATTCATCACACATTAAGGTACGCGAAAAAAGTGAAAATGGATCCCAAAACCAGTTTGCTTGTGAATGAAAAGGAAATCGAAGCAGATAGTTCGCTATTAGACGATCTGACTATGACAAGACGACACAAATGGATTATGGCTGTTCTAGGCTTATCTCTAGTAGCACTCGTATTTGGTGTTTTGAAATATGGCTGGTATTTAGGTGAAATCTCTGCGCTTATGCTGCTTATGGGAATTGTCATTGGCATGATTGCATTCAAAGGGAGCTTTAACCAGTTCACGGATGAATTCATGAAAGGCGCAGCTGAGATGACAGCGGCCGCATTAATTATCGGGCTATCCAGGGCGATCCTCGTTGTTATGGAAGAGGGCCAAATTATTGATACATTGGTGTACGCAGTTTCAGTTCCGCTTGGCAGTCTTCACAGCGTCTTTGCGGCATGGGGCATGTATCTCTCTCAAGGGCTCATCAATTTCATCATCCCGTCATCTACCGGGCAAGCGGCAGTGGTCATGCCGATTATGTCGTCAATCAGTGATGTCATCGGAATTAATCGCCAAATAGCTGTTCAGGCATTTCAGTCAGGTGATGGCTATTGGAACATGATTACACCCACACATCCTGTACTGATGGCTGCGCTTGGAATCGCCGCAGTATCTTTCGGAAAATGGATTCGATTCGCAGGCCCGCTCGTTTTTAAATGGACGATTTGGACGATGATTATATTGGCAGTTGGAGTTTGGATTGACTGGGGACCATTTTAA
- a CDS encoding NAD/NADP octopine/nopaline dehydrogenase family protein — protein sequence MSKMLKWTIIGGGNGGQTTAGHLGMMGFDVTIYDIFEDTINAIKEQGGVHLQDALTGFGKVACATTSMEEALKDADIVFVTVPATAHASVAKSCAPYLKDGQIVILNPAASFGSLVFRKTLDDEGCKADVTLGETNTLLYGCRIIQPGTTQVFGLKNRILTAALPATETARVVETLQTAFPQFEACESILVTSFDNTNPILHPATTLFNTGIIESEQDWRFYVDGFTPSIGRYVEKMDAERMAIGKVFGLELLSCMQQMEVEYDVFKDTLSESVSSNPVYQDIGGQNTLETRYLTEDIPMGLVPFIELGKMVNLPTIHMETAATMGQLLLGRSLMEGARTLENLGVKGMSVDEFLEFVQTGRK from the coding sequence ATGAGTAAGATGCTGAAATGGACGATCATTGGTGGAGGAAACGGTGGACAGACGACAGCCGGGCATTTAGGAATGATGGGATTTGACGTCACGATTTACGATATTTTTGAAGATACGATCAATGCAATCAAAGAACAAGGCGGCGTTCATCTTCAAGATGCGTTAACGGGATTCGGAAAAGTCGCTTGTGCAACAACGAGTATGGAAGAGGCGCTGAAAGACGCAGACATCGTCTTTGTGACGGTACCTGCAACAGCCCATGCATCGGTCGCAAAATCATGTGCGCCGTATTTGAAAGACGGTCAGATTGTCATTTTGAATCCTGCCGCGTCGTTCGGATCGCTCGTTTTCCGGAAAACGCTGGATGATGAAGGGTGCAAAGCTGATGTGACATTAGGAGAGACCAACACATTGCTCTACGGTTGCCGCATTATTCAGCCAGGGACAACACAAGTATTTGGATTAAAGAATCGGATATTAACCGCCGCGCTGCCTGCAACAGAAACGGCTAGAGTCGTAGAAACGCTTCAAACTGCATTCCCGCAATTTGAAGCATGTGAGAGTATTCTAGTTACAAGTTTTGATAATACAAATCCGATTTTACATCCAGCAACAACGTTATTTAATACAGGAATCATTGAATCAGAGCAGGATTGGCGATTCTATGTGGATGGATTTACACCAAGCATTGGACGTTATGTGGAAAAGATGGATGCTGAACGGATGGCAATCGGCAAAGTATTTGGGTTGGAATTGCTATCGTGCATGCAGCAGATGGAAGTTGAGTACGATGTATTCAAAGATACGTTGTCCGAATCCGTTAGCAGTAACCCTGTTTATCAAGATATTGGCGGACAGAATACGCTGGAAACCCGCTATTTAACGGAAGATATTCCAATGGGATTGGTTCCATTCATTGAGCTAGGAAAGATGGTAAACCTTCCTACAATCCATATGGAAACAGCTGCAACTATGGGGCAGTTGCTGTTGGGCCGCAGTTTAATGGAAGGTGCGCGGACGCTCGAAAACTTGGGAGTGAAAGGAATGTCTGTGGATGAATTCTTGGAATTTGTTCAAACCGGACGTAAATGA